A part of Lentimicrobium sp. L6 genomic DNA contains:
- the dut gene encoding dUTP diphosphatase — protein MKIKIVNKSKHQLPAYETIASAGMDLRAELETPLHVQPLERTLIPTGLFMELPVGYEAQVRPRSGLAYKKGVGVVNSPGTIDADYRGEIKVIIINLSETELIIEDGERIAQMVIAKHERADWEEVDSLSETDRGAGGFGSTGKK, from the coding sequence ATGAAGATAAAAATCGTCAACAAATCAAAGCATCAACTTCCTGCATATGAAACTATTGCATCTGCCGGAATGGACCTGAGAGCCGAACTAGAAACACCATTACATGTTCAACCTTTAGAAAGAACATTAATCCCCACAGGCCTTTTTATGGAACTACCTGTAGGCTACGAAGCACAAGTAAGACCCAGAAGCGGCCTGGCTTACAAGAAAGGTGTAGGGGTGGTTAATAGCCCCGGAACCATTGATGCTGACTACAGAGGAGAGATAAAAGTAATTATCATTAACCTATCAGAAACCGAGCTCATTATAGAAGATGGCGAAAGAATTGCACAAATGGTGATTGCCAAGCACGAAAGAGCAGATTGGGAAGAAGTAGATTCTTTATCTGAAACCGACAGAGGCGCGGGCGGGTTTGGTTCCACTGGAAAAAAATAA